In a genomic window of Primulina huaijiensis isolate GDHJ02 chromosome 10, ASM1229523v2, whole genome shotgun sequence:
- the LOC140986398 gene encoding thioredoxin H2, producing MGSVVSYLMGGSAAEAASTSAESSETSRVNAFHSSQRWKLHYDSAKQLNKLMVVDFSASWCGPCKFIEPVFHEMSAKYTDVDFVKIDVDELSDVAREFGVQAMPTFVLLKQGKEVDRIMGAKKDELDNKIRKHREAPKFAA from the exons ATGGGTTCCGTCGTATCTTACCTTATGGGAGGATCGGCTGCGGAGGCCGCGTCTACCTCCGCGGAATCATCGGAGACATCTCGCGTTAACGCCTTTCACTCGTCGCAGCGCTGGAAACTCCACTACGACTCCGCGAAGCAGTTGAATAAATtg ATGGTGGTGGATTTTTCGGCGTCGTGGTGTGGGCCTTGCAAATTCATCGAGCCTGTGTTCCACGAGATGTCCGCCAAATACACTGACGTCGACTTTGTCAAGATTGACGTCGACGAGCTCTCC GATGTGGCTCGGGAGTTCGGGGTGCAGGCTATGCCAACATTTGTGTTGCTAAAACAAGGAAAGGAGGTGGACAGGATCATGGGAGCCAAGAAAGATGAGCTGGATAACAAAATCCGAAAGCACAGGGAAGCCCCTAAATTCGCTGCTTGA